The genomic region ggttgagtaaacgatgacacaattttcattttttgggtgaactattcctagTTTGTAGATTAAATCAGAGATCGGAAGAAAATCTACATTCGAAATTTGATAGTCTGTttgaccacaaaaaaaaacccagacacCCTGTGCATATCTGACCACCCAAATACTCCACCACACATGCCCCCCTGCATCCCTCTTTAAGACCGACTTCAAAGCAGTGCTGCATGGTCattgcatttattgtttatttcccTGACATTTCACGCATCAATTTTTCTTCCCCTCTCTAGTGTTGGATCTGTTATACTGGAGAGATGTGGGGACCACCGGGCTGGTGTTTACAGGTTTGGTTGTGGGTTTGGCTTGTTTGTTCCAGCTCAGTGCCATCACGGTCCTCTCCAACCTTGGTTTAGGCATCATGGCCTTCACTCTCCCTGTGTGCTTGCTCTACAAAGCCATGACGCTGGTCCGCCTCAATGATGGATCTCATCCTTTTCAGTGCGTATGCTATAAAACAAATACGTTTTTACACTGATTTAACCTTAAAGAAGCAAATAATTCTGCTGTTTACGGTACATGGAGCAGCAGCAGAAGTCTACGTTTAAAATTCATTCAAGGACGAAACGAGTGCAGTTGTGGTGTGCTATGAAAACGCTCGTTTGCGTTATATTTACAGTTTCCACTATCTGCGTGTTGGTTTCAACGGATGAGTTGAGTTCGCTCACATATCAAGCTGATCACGggttaaaatatgaatacttgAGATGCATAACAGATGTgcagatttaaaacaaatactgaaTGATTTGGCAGGGGAAAGCAACTCAAATAAGTCTGGATTAATACATGTAATCTTTCTCAGCTGGTCcacttttctttattaaaaaggtCATATTTGGATGAGGACGGTACGCTGACAGATGAGGACACAGTTCGCGTAGCGGAACAAATCGTTCTGCTGATTGCTACGGCTGTCACCGAGTTGAAGAGGCTGTTCTTCATCGATAGCATCATGGACTCAGCGAAGGTCTCACACGCGTCTTAAATATCTCACCTCAGTTACACCGAGCGGTTTTCACGCTTTCACTGCGATTTATGGCCTACTTTCACCACATCAGGGGATACTACTCACTTACGTAATTAGTCCTGATATGAACTATTACCATGTGCTTTCATTCCCAAAGGCAAAGGTTCTGTGAGAATAAGCACGTGTGAAAGTAAAGAAATTCGTGTTTGGAAACCTTTATTATGATAAGAACATAATGTTCTTGGTACAGCAGGGTGCTAGACAGGGATTCAAATTCCCACGAAACACAAAtacctataaaaaaatatatataggctaCCTTCAATGCACTGTTCAAGCCTTCAAGCTCTTTGAATACagaaatctaaatgtaaatatgattaGAAAATCTAAAGTAAAAAACCATAATGCTTCCATCtgaatgattgtattttatttgtttgtgtagtTTGTTGTGTTCCTGTATCTGTTGACTTATGTGGGGATCCAAGCCAACGGTCTCACGCTGTTGATGAGTGGTAAGCATATCCTGTTGAAAAATTGATTAATTATGGATTCATATCGCAGCTGACACAATTTTGACCTAATGTCAGTAACTAAACAGTGTCGGAGTGCATGGATCATGCCTTATcaagtattactgttttttgtgATAAATATTAATGCGTAGTAATTTATCACCTTTGAACAGGTGTGATATGTGCCTTCTCTTTGCCATTGTTGTACAGACTTCAACAGGTAAGTGTGCACATATAACCATATAGGCTACTTTAAAAtcagcacttatttttttttgtttccatttttatcAGGAAAGGATCGACAAGATTGTCAAAGCAGTCAAAACACTTGTAGAAAAAGGCACCGAAATGTAAGTCTTCATTCCGATATGAGACATAATGAAAACGATTCAAAGCgagccaggaaaaaaaaagcctatatcttaaaggagtagttcacccaaaaatgaaaaattgctgAAGGCCATCCAAGATTTGGAAAAAAGTAGCATTACATGATttgctcagcaatggatcctctgtagtgggtgaatgggtgccgtaagaacgagagtccaaactgctgataaaaacattataataatccAGACTCCAGTcaatcaattaatgtcttgtgaagtgaaaagttgCATGTCCACTCCTGTTGGACattaaaatctctttaaaatcatatttgtcCAGAACcgttttggactgttttcactAGTAAATGGTGTTTGaactgtacatatttatctcctAATTAGTAATTACTAAGTAATTACTTTCAGCATACaaagcaatattataaatagCAAAGTCatattttagctggaaacaACATTTTGAAGCTAAAAACATCATTATGATGGATTTATTACACACCTATTCCCTACACAAGATGAACTTGAGTCATAGAGCTTGCTTGGACTCTCATtatggcggcacccattcaccgcaagGGATCTATTAGTGACATAATTCTAAATGCATCCAAAtttgttccaatgaagaaacgAACACATCTACATCTTCAGTAGCCAGAATGGGTGATACCttcctttaaatgtttaatttctttacGCAAAGACACAAATGATAGTCAAACCACCTTCGTTATGGCTTCagttaacaaaaacaactacGTTAAACTCTCTTGAATTTACCATATGCTCTCCACTTCTGTTTTCTAGAGTTGATCTTGTGATTTCACTGGCCAAACCTCCACCAGCCCCAGCCCCAGCACCTTCCCCTGCCCCCACAGCAAAACATAAACAGAAGACTAAAtgaagaggagggagagagatggGGGTGAGGAGAAGTAATGTGGAGTACACTGAACAAACAAAGTCTTACGCTGCAGCTGTAGCCCTGTGAGTTCAGCAGGGTCGGGGGTTTGGGGGTTATGAATGAGCGTTATGTTTTACAGTACGTTTCTTACGGTGCTAGGAGATTCTTCAATAGGTCTTCTGAAAAGAATTAAACGGGCTTCTTCAGTCAAGAGAAGTCTAGGTGTACGTCTAATGTGTTCATTTAACTCAAACTGTCAAACGgctgtgtattatttataattattggTTCATTTTGCCTGACGAGGCTTTTTTTCTACTGATTTTCATAGAAAAAGTTGAACCTAGTTACAGTTGCTAGTACATTTTAGTCCACTAGAGGGTATAATGAGACCGTACAATCACAGCAGATCTGGGTCAGGACA from Puntigrus tetrazona isolate hp1 chromosome 21, ASM1883169v1, whole genome shotgun sequence harbors:
- the rtn2b gene encoding reticulon-2b — encoded protein: MASKVLDLLYWRDVGTTGLVFTGLVVGLACLFQLSAITVLSNLGLGIMAFTLPVCLLYKAMTLVRLNDGSHPFQSYLDEDGTLTDEDTVRVAEQIVLLIATAVTELKRLFFIDSIMDSAKFVVFLYLLTYVGIQANGLTLLMSGVICAFSLPLLYRLQQERIDKIVKAVKTLVEKGTEIVDLVISLAKPPPAPAPAPSPAPTAKHKQKTK